The region GCACTGATGTTGTGCCGCGAGTTCGGCATCAAGGCGTTCGCGACGGCGGGCAGCGAGGAAAAGTGCGCGGCGATCCGCAACCTCGGCGCGGAAGCGATCAACTACCGCGATCAGGACTTCGCACAGGTCATCCAGGAAAAAACCGCTGGCAAAGGTGTCAATGTCATTCTTGACATCATGGGCGGTTCGTACCTGAACCCGAACATCGCAGCCCTTGGCATGGAAGGTCGGCTGGTCATGCTGGGGTTTCTGGGCGGCGCTCACGCCAAAGACGTTGACTTGTTGGCGATCCTGGGCAAACGCGCGACGATTACCGGCTCACTGATGCGTTCGCGTACTGCCGCTGAAAAAACCGCGATCGCTGAGCAGTTGCACGAATACGTGTGGCCGGTGCTCGCCGCGGGGCGCTGCCTGCCGATAATCGACAAGGTTTACCCATTCACCGATGCGTCGCAGGCTCATGCCCGAATGGAAGGCGGCGACCATATCGGCAAAATCGTGCTGCGCATGGAC is a window of Pseudomonas sp. DC1.2 DNA encoding:
- a CDS encoding NAD(P)H-quinone oxidoreductase codes for the protein MNLPHTMTLIEITEPGGPEVLKPRQVPVPTPGPGEVLIRVQAAGVNRPDVIQRAGNYPMKPGMSPIPGLEVAGEVVAVGAGPCDFAVGDKVCALTNGGGYAQYCVAPAGQTLSIPEGMDYVQAAAVPETFFTVWANLFDIGGASKGQRALIHGGTSGIGTTALMLCREFGIKAFATAGSEEKCAAIRNLGAEAINYRDQDFAQVIQEKTAGKGVNVILDIMGGSYLNPNIAALGMEGRLVMLGFLGGAHAKDVDLLAILGKRATITGSLMRSRTAAEKTAIAEQLHEYVWPVLAAGRCLPIIDKVYPFTDASQAHARMEGGDHIGKIVLRMD